GCACGCTGGTGAGGCCTCATAACCCCTCATGGGGATTCGTAACGGGGGCTGACCTCTAGCTTTTTGGCTAACGCAATAACTCATAACCCCTCATGGGGATTCGTAACGTGGAGCAGCAAGCCATGAGCCTAGTCAGTTACGCCTCATAACCCCTCATGGGGATTCGTAACGCAGCAGCACCTGCTGATGTACTGTAATCGCGGGTAATCTCATAACCCCTCATGGGGATTCGTAACCTGCTTGCACAAAATGCTGGAAGAGCTCGATTTCACGCTCATAACCCCTCATGGGGATTCGTAACTCCGGCTTGGCTGGTGTTAAATTCCCAGCCTGCACTCTCATAACCCCTCATGGGGATTCGTAACGCTGGGCTACCGCACCAATCGCAGACTGGAAGGAGTCTCATAACCCCTCATGGGGATTCGTAACATAGGATGAGGATGTTTTTCATTTTGCACCCCGCATCTCATAACCCCTCATGGGGATTCGTAACATAATGTTGGATGTAGAGCACATATAACGATAAAAAACTCATAACCCCTCATGGGGATTCGTAACCTCATTCATCAGCGCCCAAGAATTCAAGCCTTAGTTCTCATAACCCCTCATGGGGATTCGTAACATTGGTTTGATACAACATGGCAAGAGACGGTAGCGGCTCATAACCCCTCATGGGGATTCGTAACGCTCGTATGCATCAGGTCGTGGTAATTCATGATCAACTCATAACCCCTCATGGGGATTCGTAACACGGCTAAAAACCTGACTGGTGGTGTGTGATGGAACTCATAACCCCTCATGGGGATTCGTAACAGAAAACGTGGCACCGCCGCGAGGTGAATAACGCATCTCATAACCCCTCATGGGGATTCGTAACCTTAATGGGTACAATCCATCTAGCACGTATATTTTTCTCATAACCCCTCATGGGGATTCGTAACCTTGCAGGCAACCTTAGAGGCAGGTCAAATTGATAACTCATAACCCCTCATGGGGATTCGTAACGCCCGATTTCAAGCGGATTTTGGGTGTTTCTGCTTGAAACAGACGGCTTAAACATAGCATGAAAACGTGGTGGGAAGTCATCAAACATCAGGGGATTTTGCTTCAGTGGCGGGTGAAGTTGCTACAAAACCGTGAAATCGCGGCGGTGGTCATCCACAGGTGTCTGTTTCAGCTCACCCTTGCCAGAGCTGTTTTTGGACAAATGATTCACCTCGACATTTTGGCGATTGGCAGCACTGATTTGTGTCACGCGGTCGCCGGGGATCATCAACTTGCTCAATTCACGCCGTAACTTGATCGCCTGCGCATCGGTAATATCACCCGTAAACACCGAATACTGCTCGTGATTCAAATAACGCCGCAACAACTTCTTGAATTTTTCGGTACGCTTGGCTTCGACATCGTAAGTCATCAACATGAACATTCATACCCTCCTCTTAAACGCTTCATACTCCCCTACCCCCAACACTTCGCGTTCCAACCCCAGCGCCTCACGGTAGATCCACTGCCGGAAACTGCGCCCCTGATACTGCTCTTCCAAACGCAAGGAAAACTGTTCAGCGACATTGCGTCGCCCCGTTTCTGTCAGTAAACACACCGCATCATGTTGCTCGAACCAACTGTCATCCAACATCCGCCGCTGCACCATGCGGAAAATCAGCATATCCGTTAACACCGGCTTGAACGGTTCCGCCAGATCAAGGCTCAATGAAGCACGCCCATAACCCGGCGAATGCAACACGCTAAACGTCTCTTCCAAATGCGTTTTACTGATTTCATGACGCACCACCGTGTAAACCAACTGATTGAGGAAGGACAATAAGCAATTGATCGGATTATTCGGCGGACGACGTACCCGCTTGCCAAAATCCAGTTCCGCATGAATAGCAGGCCATGCCGCGTAATAATACTGGTGTAACTGCCCCTCAATCCCCATCAAAGTATTCGTATCCAACGCTTTGGGCAGCGTCGTCACCAGCTTTTGCATATCGGCAATGGGCTGCTTTACTGCCTCATTGCCGCGATACTGGTGATAACGCAAATTTGCCAGCATATTATGCGCGGCTCCTCGTACCACCTCACGCGCTACACTCATCCGCCGCTCCGTGTTGAGCAACAATTCCGCCTGTTTCAGTTTCACCTTACCTGCCGGATTGTGATCGTAAGGCTCGAATGCCCCCTTGAAATAACCGTAGTAATCAAACACCGACAAGCGCACCCCATGCTTGCCGCACAAACCCAACAAACGTGAATTGAGGCGACTTTCCGCTAACAACACCACATGCGACAACTTTTCAATCGGCAACGAGCGGACTTGATCGCCGACTTTAATTTGCAGCGTATTTTCATGCTGCCTAAGCTGTGCTTCCCGCGAAATAAACAAGGTTTCCATAACGTACTCAGTCAAAACCACAGAAAGCAGCCAACGAACAACTGCTACACAAGCCAATTTTTTTCGCAGCAGGCACTGCGTCTTGCTCCCCCAATTGCGCCAAACGCACCGATGCATCCCACAATGTTTGTAAACGTGCGGCATCCAACACCACTTCGCGCCGCCGCCGCGAACTCAACACATGCGTAAACGCCCGCCACTGTTTGCCCGTACTGATCGACAACATCAACGCATAAAATGCCGTTTGATTGCTGGAAGCCTCGACCGCACCGCCCGTTCCCTTATTTTCGTACACAATGCATTCATCCCACTCAATCCGATCCGGTGCTAATCCAAACAAACCACGTACCGAATGATCACGCTGATAACTGGCATCGTGTAACGCGGCTCCCGTTTGTACCCGCGTGTACCATTGCGCAAAATTCACCTTGTGCAAATACATCCACGCCCGCCGTTCGCACAATTCCACATGCTGGAAGTGCAAACCGTGCAAGTTGAGGTTGTCGACTCGTGCGAGAAAAGCAGGAGCATGTTCCCAGATGAAGGCTTCAGGCATTACCGACCTCTCAAATCAGCAAACTGGTGGTGGAAGCTGATAAATCCGCATCATTGCCCGGTATTAATCCGGTTAGACTCACCAGTAATTCAGCGGCTTTCATGGCTTCAGGGTGATCATCCCACGCCGCTTCTGCATCCATATCGCGCTGGTTTTGTAAATGGCGTACCCATTCACGTAGCAATCCTGTGCCCGCCTCCAATTCCACGGTGCGTTTGGTATAGGGGAAATACACCGTCAGACGACGACTGGCGCGATTCTTCTCATCCAACAAATAATATTCCAGCTCAAAATGCAGTTGGAAATATAAAGCATCATTAACGCCGTATTGCCCGGTAATGCGCGTCATAATGTCGGTTTCACGCTCTAACCAAACCCTATCCACCTGTAAACGCCGTCCATCACCTTCGATAACCAATACCCGTGTGCCAATATCGCGTAAGTTCAGGGCTTGGGCAAACAAGCGTTCCCGCCATTGCACAGCGGCTTCACGGTAATAATCATCGGTTTCCAACGCAGCAAACTGTTTCAGCAAAGCATAAAGGTGCTTACTACTGGATGGTTGGTGCTGTAACAAATGCACCCGCCGATGTTTATGGCTGCTTTTATGACTCAACAGGACTTGCCAATACAAACCACTCGTATAAATCGCCTGCTGCGGCAATGAACCAAAATACAACGTTTCGCTGGTTTTACCCATTTCAGCGCTGTCGCCATTGAATGACTGTTGGGCTTCTCGACTTAATACTTCGGTCAATTCTCGGATGGAAACGTGTTGGTTTTGGTGGGTGCTTATCCAGCGATTCAGTTCCCGTAACCACGGGTTACGATCCTCCAAAGCCGTATCCGTGCGTACTACCACGGCTCCATCTTCCCCACGACGCGCTGCTCGCCCATAACGTTGCAGGAAATTCATCGGCGCAAACCCCGGCTCCATTAACATCACATTGGCAGCACGGAAAGTCACCCCCATTTCCACACTGGCGGTAGCAATCAGGACATTGAAATCATCAGGATTTTGTCGCCGCCCAGTATGGAAACCGTAACCTGACCGGCTATTTTCCCCACTATCGTCAATACTATTAATGACCAGCACCTTATCAGCCGCAATACCCGCACTTTTCAGTAAACGTACTAACGTGGGCATATCCCGCTTCAACGCAGCCAGTGCATTGTAAATCAGTACCACCTGACGATTATGCGTTACCTCTTCCTTCACCAAAGCAAGCTGTTGTTCCAGTACCGCTGGCATATCCGATAATGCTGCCAAACGCAAACACACATCGCCATGCAATGCCCGCCCGCTCGTCGTAATCACCTCGTGTAATTCCGCTATTTCCGTGTCAGGCACACCCAATTTCAACAAGGTCGGTTTAATATCCAATGGCGTAGCAGACAGTAAACTGACTTTAGCCACACCATACCCGGTTGTGCCATGCTCCGTGGGTACGCTGGCAAGTTTGGCGAACAAAGCTGCCAATCCAAACCCTCGTGCTTCAATGGTGTGAAATTCATCGAAGACAATGTGATCAAAATCGTCTAACACATCGAATACGCTCGTACCCGCTTGCCCTTTGTCCAGCCGGTAACGATGTAAAAGCTGGCTGACCACTTCAGGCACGGCAATAATCATTTCTCCACCGGAACGGGTAGCGTCCAATGCCTGCATCTGCCTGATTCGATAACCACGGATATTGTCGATACCTTGTTCACGCAATACCGCTGTTTGGTCTGAACTCCAAACCTGCACCTTTTTCTCGGCAACCGCTACTTGCCAATGCGCGGTTTTCACCAAATCGTCAATCAAGCTGGCAGCAATGTTCTGCGCCAAGCGACGGGTTGGCACAATAAACAAAATACGTTGCTGCTGTAACAGTGCTTTTTGGAAAGCGTAAGTCTTCCCCGCGCCTGTGGGTGCATCCACAATCCGCACCCGTCTCGGTTCATGCAGCAAGGCTTGCTGCAACGGCGACAAGCCATTGTCCAGTTGTGAGACACAATGGCGCGTGATGGTTAGTTCCATTGTTGTACCGCCTGAAGTGCATCTTTAACCGGCATTCGTTCAGTCAGTTGCAATCCGTACAGCAAGTAACGCTCGACGGATAACTCATGCCCAAACAACGCAGCCGTGGCAGCATTCAAGCGCACTTGTTCTACTTTGACCGGACGTAAACGCAACATGCCATTGCGATGCAAACCAATGCGGATCACCAGTTCATCCTGACCGCTATACGCGAATGGATCAAAGCCAAACAATGCTCCGGTAAATACCACGCCAAGTGGTACTTCTTGGGTAGTGAAAAAATCTTTCAGGTTCCCTTTTTTCACCACATCCTGAATCCGACGTTTATAACCCGCCTCTTCGGTGAGATTCAGCCGACGAACCACAGGCGATAGCAAACGGGGTTGTTCAGTCATAAGAACAGAGGCTCGCCAAGGCATTGCCTCCATGTCACGGCGGTAATCTTTCGTTGGCAAGCACACACTGGAACGCATCATGCCCAGTGTTGCGGCTAATCCAAACATTAGTGCCTGATCACTCACCAATTCCGGCAATGTCGCCGTACCGCCTTGTACCATCAGCGAGTGGTAAGCAAAGGGAGTCAGGGTTTCCGCCTGAATGCCGGTGATAATGGCTTTCATGGCAAGCTCCTATTGAAACCATTGATCAAACAGCTCTGCGACGTGAGGTTGTGCCTGCCGGTACTCTTGCTCCAACGCACTACCACTTTGATTAAACGCGGCGATCAAATCAGTCTGCCATGCCGCCACTTCATCACCTTGAATGACCAGCTCATGGGCAGCTTGCAACAACTCATGCAAGCTGGCTTTCGCTGCAAGCACATCATTAGCGTCACGACCTTGCAGTCCACGCAATAGCTCGTAAGGCGAGGTGATTGCCTGTTCAAACTTACCACCATACAGACCTACGACATGAGTACGGATATTGATGCCCGTAACGGAAGTTTGCCCGCCATAACTACCCGCCATCCCGACACTCAATAACAAGTGTTTTAAGCCGATTTCGGGCAATACCTGACCACGGGTACTTAATACCTGCACCATGAGCGTTCCCGGTTTAATGAAATGGCGAGTAAACAGGTTGTCACTGTTCTTTTTACTTTCTGCATCAAAAAGCGTGCCATCTTCCATAGCGCGATTATGAAAGGTTTCATCCACGCACTTATCTTTAGGCAACAAACTCAATGCATCGGAATAATTGACAGCGGCACGTACTGGCAACACGCGATTGTCGTAGTTGGCAGAGTCACCAAATACCAGCGTATTCAGATCAAACGCAGCGGATGGATTTTGCCCCTTGTACAAGACGGTTTTGTTTTGCGGCAAACGCCCACCGATGCCCAGTGCTCGCAGAATTTGCAACCCACGGTTGCGCTCAATGTATTTAAATTTATTGGGCACAGCACGAACGTACAAATCATCTAACCATTCAATATCGGTAATTTCCTGCTCCGCATTACGGAATACCACAGGCGCGACCGCTTCGCGGATGAGGACTAAACTGATCGACCCCAGATTTTTTAGCTTAGGGTGAATATAGGTTTTCTTGTCGTCAATCGGGCTTTCGGTGGTTAATGCACTGATGTTTGCTAAATACGGGGCGAGTGCTTTCATAACAAATCTCCTTGTGTCGGTTCGAGGTTGGTAGTGTCTTCAATCAGTGGGGTGGTTTCGTTAATGGCGGTATTACGGAATGCTTGTAAAAAAGCCATACGATAAACACTGCCCAATAAGCGCCGGGTTTTCTGAGCGGGTGGTTTTCCATGCAAAACCCCCAGCCAAACCTCGTGAACAAATTGGTGGGCAAAGTCCATACACGCCGCTTCTAGGGATTGTTCCTCACGATGCTTCTTGGCTGCGGCTTCATCCTTACGTACCAAATTGGTTTCCAATTCACCGGCTATCCCGTGAATCAATGAAGCCGGATCAGATTGCCCAGCACTGCGCAACGCTAACGCACTGTCGAGACAAATTTTAAACACGCGCATTTCTACATTGGTAGAGACTTGCCCTATTGGGCGACGTTGAATACGGGTAGCGGCTTGCCCCAGCCGTACTAATGCCCCATCGGAATCTGACATAGCATGTTGCTCCTCTAATTGCTGAAACTCTTTGAAAAGGCGTGCAGCCAATGGCTTCATTGCAGCCGTTTTTGCATTTTGATGTTGCTTTAGCGCATCGTGGGCATGACACCACGCCAAACAAATGGCACTAAAGCGAGTACGCGGGAAGGCATAAAGACCGAGTATGTCGTAACCTAAACCCGGTGTGGAAATCAGTGTTTGTGCCATATTCAAGGTGGCCATAGCGTCGGGGATTTGCTCCAAGCGCAACGCTTGATAGCCAATTAATGCCTTTAACACCGGTGGCATGGCATCAAAATAGAAAAAAGCTTTTTGGGCTGTCGGTAAACCACGAAATACATGAATCGGGCGACCAATACGCAAACAAGCCGAGAGTAGTAAGCGCAACATATTAATCTGATCTTCAGTTTTTTCTGGAATGCGCTCCAAGCGTGCCATGCGGTAACGCTGCCGATAGACTTCCAAGCCTTTGTAATGTGCTTTACCCGGTTCAACTTTTTGACGGCTTAAGTCATATACCGATAAAGCAGCGAAAGTCTGCTCATTATTCAGAATCAAAGCACCAAACAAACCCGTCGTGACAGGCGAAGATAACATGCTGGGGACACCAGAAGGCTTACCACCTTGAATGCTATACACATCGCTTCTCAATTTGTGTTCTGCCAGTGATACATGCCCAATGGGTACTTGCCCGTTTGCGGGAGCAGTAATGGAATCGGGTTTGCCATCACGCCCGCTAAAAGCAGAAACCTTGACTTCGTACAAACCAAGATTACTGGCTATTAAGGTACTGGCGGGTTCATCCGTAAACAAACAGCGACCGACAACCCCTTCATCATTGGGAAAAGCGCGTTGTTTTCCGAGTAACTGTCCAAAATGCCGCTCGACCGCTTGTTGGACAGCAACACCTTCGCCCTCAAAGAATTGGCTA
The window above is part of the Thiothrix winogradskyi genome. Proteins encoded here:
- the cas2 gene encoding CRISPR-associated endonuclease Cas2 gives rise to the protein MFMLMTYDVEAKRTEKFKKLLRRYLNHEQYSVFTGDITDAQAIKLRRELSKLMIPGDRVTQISAANRQNVEVNHLSKNSSGKGELKQTPVDDHRRDFTVL
- the cas1 gene encoding CRISPR-associated endonuclease Cas1 translates to METLFISREAQLRQHENTLQIKVGDQVRSLPIEKLSHVVLLAESRLNSRLLGLCGKHGVRLSVFDYYGYFKGAFEPYDHNPAGKVKLKQAELLLNTERRMSVAREVVRGAAHNMLANLRYHQYRGNEAVKQPIADMQKLVTTLPKALDTNTLMGIEGQLHQYYYAAWPAIHAELDFGKRVRRPPNNPINCLLSFLNQLVYTVVRHEISKTHLEETFSVLHSPGYGRASLSLDLAEPFKPVLTDMLIFRMVQRRMLDDSWFEQHDAVCLLTETGRRNVAEQFSLRLEEQYQGRSFRQWIYREALGLEREVLGVGEYEAFKRRV
- a CDS encoding Dna2/Cas4 domain-containing protein, translated to MPEAFIWEHAPAFLARVDNLNLHGLHFQHVELCERRAWMYLHKVNFAQWYTRVQTGAALHDASYQRDHSVRGLFGLAPDRIEWDECIVYENKGTGGAVEASSNQTAFYALMLSISTGKQWRAFTHVLSSRRRREVVLDAARLQTLWDASVRLAQLGEQDAVPAAKKIGLCSSCSLAAFCGFD
- a CDS encoding DEAD/DEAH box helicase, which gives rise to MELTITRHCVSQLDNGLSPLQQALLHEPRRVRIVDAPTGAGKTYAFQKALLQQQRILFIVPTRRLAQNIAASLIDDLVKTAHWQVAVAEKKVQVWSSDQTAVLREQGIDNIRGYRIRQMQALDATRSGGEMIIAVPEVVSQLLHRYRLDKGQAGTSVFDVLDDFDHIVFDEFHTIEARGFGLAALFAKLASVPTEHGTTGYGVAKVSLLSATPLDIKPTLLKLGVPDTEIAELHEVITTSGRALHGDVCLRLAALSDMPAVLEQQLALVKEEVTHNRQVVLIYNALAALKRDMPTLVRLLKSAGIAADKVLVINSIDDSGENSRSGYGFHTGRRQNPDDFNVLIATASVEMGVTFRAANVMLMEPGFAPMNFLQRYGRAARRGEDGAVVVRTDTALEDRNPWLRELNRWISTHQNQHVSIRELTEVLSREAQQSFNGDSAEMGKTSETLYFGSLPQQAIYTSGLYWQVLLSHKSSHKHRRVHLLQHQPSSSKHLYALLKQFAALETDDYYREAAVQWRERLFAQALNLRDIGTRVLVIEGDGRRLQVDRVWLERETDIMTRITGQYGVNDALYFQLHFELEYYLLDEKNRASRRLTVYFPYTKRTVELEAGTGLLREWVRHLQNQRDMDAEAAWDDHPEAMKAAELLVSLTGLIPGNDADLSASTTSLLI
- the cas7d gene encoding type I-D CRISPR-associated protein Cas7/Csc2, translated to MKALAPYLANISALTTESPIDDKKTYIHPKLKNLGSISLVLIREAVAPVVFRNAEQEITDIEWLDDLYVRAVPNKFKYIERNRGLQILRALGIGGRLPQNKTVLYKGQNPSAAFDLNTLVFGDSANYDNRVLPVRAAVNYSDALSLLPKDKCVDETFHNRAMEDGTLFDAESKKNSDNLFTRHFIKPGTLMVQVLSTRGQVLPEIGLKHLLLSVGMAGSYGGQTSVTGINIRTHVVGLYGGKFEQAITSPYELLRGLQGRDANDVLAAKASLHELLQAAHELVIQGDEVAAWQTDLIAAFNQSGSALEQEYRQAQPHVAELFDQWFQ